The following are encoded together in the Tatumella ptyseos genome:
- the aceF gene encoding pyruvate dehydrogenase complex dihydrolipoyllysine-residue acetyltransferase — MSIEIKVPDIGSDEVEVTEILVKVGDKVEVEQSLLTVEGDKASMEVPSPQAGVVKAINVKTGDKVETGSLIMVFEEEENVAAAPEAAQPAAEKASAPAAASAKDVMVPDIGGDEVEVTEILVKVGDTVELEQSLLTVEGDKASMEVPAPFAGKVKEIKVDTGDKVNTGSLIMTFEVAGDATAPTSAPSVEETAPAAAKASANQVVNVPDIGGDEVEVTEILVKVGDKVSLEQSLITVEGDKASMEVPAPFAGTVTEIQVAVGDKVSTGSAIMIFSSDAPAAEKAPAPAPEKQAAPTPAKAAPAAAPTAAPTAKDEFAENSAYVHATPVIRRLAREFGVNLAKVKATGRKGRIVKEDVQAYIKEAIKRADAAPAAASGLPGMLPWPKVDFSKFGEIEEVELGRIQKISGANLSRNWMVIPHVTHFDESDITELEAFRKQQNVEADKQKLDVKITPVVFIMKAVAKALEAYPRFNSSLSEDAQRLTLKKYINIGVAVDTPNGLVVPVFRDVNKKGIIELSRELMEISKKARAGKLTASDMQGGCFTISSLGGLGTTSFTPIVNAPEVGILGVSKSSMKPVWNGKEFVPRLMLPLSLSFDHRVIDGAEGARFISYLGQVLGDIRRLVM, encoded by the coding sequence ATGTCAATTGAGATCAAAGTTCCGGATATCGGTTCCGACGAAGTTGAAGTCACCGAGATCTTGGTTAAAGTTGGAGACAAGGTTGAAGTCGAACAGTCTCTACTTACTGTTGAGGGCGATAAGGCCTCAATGGAAGTACCTTCACCTCAAGCGGGCGTGGTTAAAGCGATTAACGTTAAGACGGGGGATAAAGTCGAAACGGGATCACTGATCATGGTCTTTGAAGAGGAAGAAAACGTTGCAGCAGCCCCAGAAGCTGCTCAACCTGCTGCAGAAAAAGCTTCCGCTCCGGCGGCGGCTTCTGCAAAAGACGTAATGGTGCCAGATATCGGTGGTGATGAAGTCGAAGTCACTGAAATCTTGGTCAAGGTCGGTGATACCGTCGAACTTGAACAGTCACTACTTACCGTAGAAGGCGATAAAGCCTCAATGGAAGTGCCTGCACCTTTTGCGGGTAAAGTGAAAGAAATTAAAGTCGATACCGGCGATAAAGTAAACACTGGCTCATTGATTATGACCTTCGAGGTTGCGGGCGACGCGACAGCCCCTACCAGCGCACCTTCTGTAGAAGAGACAGCTCCGGCGGCTGCCAAGGCTTCAGCTAATCAAGTCGTTAATGTCCCTGATATCGGCGGCGATGAAGTTGAAGTGACCGAAATTCTTGTAAAAGTGGGCGATAAAGTCTCGCTGGAGCAGTCACTGATAACCGTTGAGGGCGATAAAGCCTCAATGGAAGTTCCAGCACCTTTCGCGGGTACGGTTACCGAGATTCAGGTCGCAGTTGGCGATAAAGTCAGTACGGGTTCTGCCATCATGATCTTTAGCAGTGATGCGCCGGCCGCTGAAAAAGCGCCTGCTCCTGCGCCAGAAAAACAGGCTGCGCCAACCCCAGCTAAAGCTGCTCCGGCGGCTGCACCTACCGCTGCGCCAACGGCGAAGGACGAGTTTGCAGAAAATAGTGCTTACGTGCATGCGACACCAGTTATTCGCCGCCTTGCTCGCGAATTTGGTGTGAACTTAGCTAAGGTGAAGGCGACCGGTCGTAAAGGCCGTATCGTTAAAGAAGACGTCCAAGCTTATATCAAAGAGGCAATTAAACGTGCCGACGCAGCCCCTGCTGCGGCGAGTGGACTTCCAGGAATGCTACCTTGGCCAAAAGTTGATTTCAGTAAGTTTGGTGAAATCGAAGAAGTTGAATTAGGTCGTATTCAGAAAATTTCTGGTGCGAATCTGAGCCGTAACTGGATGGTCATCCCACACGTTACTCACTTTGACGAGTCGGATATTACTGAGCTAGAAGCCTTCCGTAAGCAACAAAATGTGGAAGCTGATAAACAAAAACTGGACGTCAAAATTACGCCAGTCGTGTTTATTATGAAAGCTGTGGCGAAGGCGCTTGAAGCCTATCCTCGATTTAATAGTTCCCTGTCAGAAGATGCACAACGCCTGACATTGAAGAAATATATCAATATTGGGGTTGCGGTTGATACGCCGAACGGTCTTGTCGTCCCCGTATTCCGTGATGTGAACAAGAAAGGGATTATCGAACTCTCTCGCGAACTTATGGAAATCTCGAAGAAAGCTCGTGCCGGTAAATTAACTGCCTCCGATATGCAGGGCGGTTGCTTTACAATTTCAAGCTTAGGCGGCTTAGGGACAACCTCGTTTACACCAATCGTTAATGCTCCAGAGGTTGGGATTTTAGGCGTGTCTAAATCGTCAATGAAGCCTGTTTGGAATGGTAAAGAGTTCGTACCACGTCTGATGTTACCACTCTCACTCTCGTTTGATCACCGAGTGATTGATGGTGCAGAAGGCGCACGCTTTATCTCCTATCTTGGTCAGGTGCTGGGCGATATTCGTCGTCTGGTTATGTAA
- the aceE gene encoding pyruvate dehydrogenase (acetyl-transferring), homodimeric type produces MSDRLHNDVDPIETRDWLQAIESVIREEGVERAQYLIDQVLNAARNGGVNVASGSAIKDYINTIPTEEEPTYPGNTSLERRIRSAIRWNAIMTVLRASKKDLELGGHMASFQSSATIYEVCFNHFFRARTEKDGGDLVYFQGHISPGVYARAFLEGRLTEEQMNNFRQEVDGKGLSSYPHPKLMPDFWQFPTVSMGLGPLGAIYQAKFLKYLEHRGLKETSAQTVYAFLGDGEMDEPESKGAITIATREKLDNLVFVINCNLQRLDGPVTGNGKIINELEGIFGGAGWEVIKVIWGGRWDELLRKDTSGKLIQLMNETVDGDYQTFKSRDGAYVREHFFGRYPETAALVKDMSDEEIWSLNRGGHDPKKIYAAFKKAQDTKDKPVVILAHTVKGYGMGETAEGKNIAHQVKKMNMEGVRYIRDRFNVPVTDENLEKLPYVTFSEDSEEYKYLHKQRENLGGYLPTRQAEFTEELEMPALSEFQSLLEEQNKEISTTIAFVRALNVMLKNKSIKERLVPILADEARTFGMEGLFRQIGIYSPNGQQYTPQDREQVAYYKEDEKGQILQEGINELGAGASWLAAATSYSTNNLPMIPFYIYYSMFGFQRIGDLCWAAGDQQARGFLIGGTSGRTTLNGEGLQHEDGHSHIQSLTIPNCISYDPAYAYEVAVIMQDGLERMYGKAQENVYYYITTLNENYHMPAMPEGAEEGIRKGIYKLDTLEGNKGKVQLLGSGAILRHVREAAKILSEDYGVGSDVYSVTSFTELARDGQDCERWNMLHPAEEPRVPYISQVLSDAPAVASTDYMKLFAEQVRTYVPASDYRVLGTDGFGRSDSRENLRHHFEVDASYVVVAALGELAKRGEVDKQVVVDAIKKFNIDADKVNPRLA; encoded by the coding sequence ATGTCAGACCGTCTACATAATGACGTGGATCCGATTGAAACTCGCGACTGGCTACAGGCGATTGAATCGGTCATCCGTGAAGAAGGTGTTGAACGCGCGCAATACTTGATTGATCAAGTATTGAATGCGGCTCGCAATGGTGGTGTGAACGTAGCCTCTGGATCCGCAATCAAAGACTACATCAACACTATCCCAACGGAAGAAGAGCCTACCTATCCAGGTAATACGAGTTTAGAACGTCGTATCCGTTCAGCTATCCGCTGGAATGCGATCATGACCGTACTACGCGCGTCTAAAAAAGACTTGGAGCTAGGCGGACACATGGCCTCTTTCCAATCTTCCGCCACCATTTATGAAGTCTGCTTCAACCATTTCTTCCGTGCGCGTACCGAAAAAGATGGCGGTGACTTAGTTTACTTCCAAGGCCACATCTCTCCAGGCGTCTATGCTCGCGCCTTCCTTGAAGGTCGTCTGACTGAAGAGCAAATGAATAACTTCCGTCAAGAAGTTGACGGTAAAGGTCTTTCTTCTTATCCGCACCCTAAATTAATGCCTGATTTCTGGCAGTTCCCGACGGTATCAATGGGTCTTGGGCCGCTAGGTGCTATCTATCAAGCTAAGTTCTTAAAGTATCTTGAACATCGCGGCTTAAAAGAGACTTCTGCGCAAACCGTGTACGCCTTCTTAGGTGATGGTGAGATGGATGAGCCTGAATCTAAAGGTGCGATCACCATCGCGACTCGCGAAAAGTTAGATAACTTAGTCTTCGTGATTAACTGTAACTTGCAACGTCTTGATGGACCGGTTACAGGTAACGGTAAGATCATCAATGAATTAGAAGGGATCTTCGGCGGCGCTGGCTGGGAAGTGATCAAGGTGATCTGGGGCGGACGTTGGGATGAGCTACTGCGTAAAGACACTAGCGGTAAGTTGATCCAACTGATGAATGAAACCGTCGATGGTGATTACCAAACCTTTAAATCTCGTGATGGCGCATACGTCCGTGAGCACTTCTTCGGCCGTTATCCAGAAACCGCTGCATTAGTCAAAGATATGTCGGATGAAGAGATCTGGTCTCTAAACCGTGGTGGCCACGATCCGAAGAAAATTTATGCGGCATTTAAGAAAGCGCAAGACACCAAAGATAAACCTGTTGTGATCCTTGCTCATACCGTGAAAGGTTATGGGATGGGTGAAACGGCTGAAGGTAAAAACATTGCTCACCAAGTGAAGAAAATGAATATGGAAGGCGTGCGTTATATTCGTGATCGCTTCAATGTTCCTGTTACCGATGAAAACTTGGAAAAGCTGCCGTATGTGACCTTCTCTGAAGATTCTGAAGAGTATAAGTACCTGCATAAACAGCGTGAGAACTTAGGTGGCTACCTGCCGACGCGCCAAGCAGAGTTTACTGAAGAGTTAGAGATGCCTGCATTGAGCGAATTCCAATCATTATTGGAAGAGCAGAATAAGGAAATTTCAACCACTATCGCTTTCGTTCGTGCGTTAAATGTGATGTTGAAAAATAAATCAATTAAAGAACGCCTTGTTCCAATTCTTGCAGATGAAGCTCGTACCTTTGGTATGGAAGGTCTTTTCCGTCAGATCGGTATCTACAGCCCTAATGGTCAGCAATATACCCCGCAAGACCGTGAGCAAGTAGCCTACTACAAAGAAGACGAAAAGGGGCAGATCCTACAAGAAGGTATCAACGAACTAGGTGCTGGTGCATCGTGGTTAGCGGCAGCGACCTCATATAGTACCAACAACTTACCGATGATTCCGTTCTATATTTACTACTCAATGTTTGGTTTCCAACGTATCGGCGATCTTTGCTGGGCAGCGGGTGACCAACAAGCCCGTGGTTTCTTAATCGGTGGGACATCCGGTCGTACTACCTTGAACGGTGAAGGCTTACAGCATGAAGACGGCCATAGCCATATTCAATCGCTGACAATCCCTAACTGTATCTCTTATGATCCCGCTTATGCTTACGAAGTCGCAGTCATAATGCAGGACGGCTTAGAGCGTATGTACGGTAAAGCACAAGAGAACGTGTATTACTACATCACGACCCTGAACGAAAACTACCATATGCCAGCTATGCCAGAAGGTGCTGAAGAAGGTATCCGTAAAGGTATTTATAAGCTTGATACGCTGGAAGGCAATAAAGGTAAGGTTCAGTTACTGGGTTCAGGTGCCATCCTTCGTCATGTGCGTGAAGCGGCGAAAATCTTGTCTGAAGATTATGGCGTTGGTTCTGATGTGTATAGCGTAACCTCTTTCACCGAGTTAGCGCGTGATGGTCAAGATTGTGAGCGCTGGAATATGTTACACCCAGCGGAAGAACCTCGCGTCCCGTACATTTCTCAAGTTCTGAGCGATGCGCCAGCCGTTGCGTCTACCGACTACATGAAACTATTTGCTGAACAAGTTCGTACTTATGTACCTGCCAGCGATTATCGTGTATTAGGTACCGATGGATTTGGTCGTTCGGATAGCCGTGAAAACTTACGTCATCACTTTGAAGTTGATGCTTCCTACGTCGTTGTTGCGGCGCTGGGTGAATTAGCAAAACGTGGTGAAGTTGACAAACAAGTGGTTGTTGACGCGATTAAGAAATTCAATATTGATGCAGACAAAGTCAATCCACGTCTGGCGTAA
- the pdhR gene encoding pyruvate dehydrogenase complex transcriptional repressor PdhR, which translates to MAYSKIRQPKLSDVIEQQVESLIMEGTLRPGEKLPPERELARQFDVSRPSVREAILRLEAKGLLHRRHGGGTYVQDSLWQSVSDPLVGLLAQYGESQFDLLEMRHALEGIAAYYAALRGTEDDLSRINHYHLAIQKAQESGDLDAEADAVIDYQITVTEAAHNVVLLHLVRAMGPILKQNVRSNFELLYSRRDMLAKVSGHRARIYEAIIAREPEKAREESNSHLAFLEEILLERNREQSRRERSLRRLQQRKN; encoded by the coding sequence ATGGCTTACAGTAAAATCAGACAGCCCAAGCTTTCTGATGTTATAGAGCAACAGGTAGAGTCCCTCATTATGGAAGGGACACTACGGCCTGGTGAGAAGCTCCCGCCAGAACGTGAACTCGCTCGACAATTTGATGTCTCTCGTCCTTCGGTACGAGAGGCTATTTTGCGTTTGGAAGCTAAGGGATTATTGCATCGTCGTCATGGTGGAGGCACCTACGTACAAGATAGTCTGTGGCAAAGCGTCAGTGATCCCTTAGTTGGGTTGTTGGCGCAATACGGTGAGTCCCAATTTGATTTACTCGAAATGCGTCATGCATTAGAAGGTATAGCAGCGTATTATGCAGCCCTGCGTGGGACGGAAGATGATCTTTCAAGAATTAATCACTACCACTTGGCGATACAGAAGGCGCAAGAAAGTGGTGATTTAGACGCGGAAGCTGATGCGGTTATTGATTATCAAATTACTGTCACTGAAGCGGCACATAATGTGGTCTTGCTGCACTTGGTCCGAGCAATGGGGCCAATACTCAAGCAAAATGTGCGTTCCAACTTTGAATTACTTTACTCTCGCCGCGATATGCTGGCGAAAGTAAGTGGGCATCGTGCAAGGATTTATGAAGCAATCATTGCGCGAGAGCCTGAAAAAGCCCGTGAAGAATCTAACTCACACTTGGCTTTTCTCGAAGAGATTTTATTGGAGAGAAACCGGGAGCAATCCCGCCGTGAGCGTTCATTAAGGCGCTTACAGCAACGAAAAAATTGA
- a CDS encoding amino acid permease, with translation MSEQQTGSLKRGLKNRHIQLIALGGAVGTGLFLGLAQTIKMAGPSVLLGYAIGGFIAFMIMRQLGEMIVEEPVAGSFSHFAYKYWGSFAGFASGWNYWVLYVLVAMAELSAVGLYIQYWWPEIPTWASAAVFFILINAINLANVKIYGELEFWFSIIKVAAVIGMIAFGAWLLFSGHGGPQASVTNIWAQGGFFPHGVGGLITAMVIIMFSFGGLELVGITAAEAADPQQSIPKATNQVIYRILIFYMGSLAILLSLYPWTKVIEGTSPFVLIFHELGDKLVANTLNVVILTAALSVYNSCVYSNSRMLYGLAKQGNGPKALLNVDKRGVPYVALGFSALATALVVLLNYLMPGEAFGLLMALVVSALVINWAMISMAHLRFRKTKIKQGVTPRFPALFYPLGNWFCLLFMVAILGIMLTIPGMAISVWLIPVWVAILGIGYFIKNKAAR, from the coding sequence ATGAGCGAGCAACAAACAGGTTCGTTAAAACGGGGGCTGAAAAATAGGCATATTCAGTTAATCGCCCTTGGGGGAGCCGTCGGGACTGGACTCTTTTTGGGATTAGCACAAACCATCAAAATGGCAGGCCCTTCAGTACTGTTGGGATATGCGATCGGTGGTTTTATCGCCTTCATGATCATGCGCCAATTGGGCGAAATGATTGTTGAAGAACCGGTAGCCGGTTCTTTTAGTCATTTTGCTTACAAATATTGGGGTAGCTTCGCCGGTTTCGCATCAGGCTGGAACTATTGGGTACTCTATGTATTAGTGGCAATGGCGGAGCTTTCCGCGGTAGGTCTCTATATCCAATATTGGTGGCCAGAAATCCCTACATGGGCTTCCGCAGCGGTATTCTTTATACTTATCAATGCCATAAATCTCGCCAATGTCAAAATTTATGGTGAACTAGAGTTCTGGTTCTCCATTATCAAAGTCGCGGCAGTTATTGGAATGATTGCTTTCGGTGCTTGGTTGCTCTTTAGTGGACACGGTGGACCTCAAGCTTCTGTCACCAATATCTGGGCGCAAGGTGGTTTCTTCCCACACGGCGTTGGTGGATTGATTACGGCAATGGTCATCATCATGTTTTCATTTGGGGGACTAGAGCTTGTGGGAATTACTGCTGCAGAAGCCGCAGATCCCCAACAAAGCATCCCCAAAGCGACCAATCAAGTAATTTATCGTATTTTGATCTTCTACATGGGCTCACTCGCGATACTGCTATCACTTTATCCTTGGACAAAAGTCATTGAAGGCACCAGCCCATTCGTACTGATTTTCCATGAATTAGGGGATAAATTAGTGGCAAATACGCTGAACGTGGTCATATTAACTGCTGCGCTATCTGTCTATAACAGCTGTGTCTATTCAAATAGCAGGATGTTGTATGGATTAGCGAAACAAGGTAATGGCCCTAAAGCATTACTCAATGTTGATAAACGCGGAGTACCTTACGTTGCATTAGGGTTCTCTGCACTGGCAACCGCCTTGGTTGTACTGCTTAACTATCTGATGCCTGGAGAGGCCTTCGGCTTATTGATGGCATTAGTCGTTTCTGCCTTAGTGATCAACTGGGCTATGATCAGCATGGCGCATTTGCGTTTTCGTAAAACCAAGATCAAACAAGGCGTAACCCCGCGTTTCCCTGCTCTATTTTATCCACTTGGAAACTGGTTTTGCTTACTGTTTATGGTTGCCATTTTGGGCATCATGCTTACCATTCCAGGAATGGCTATCTCGGTATGGTTAATCCCAGTCTGGGTCGCTATTTTAGGTATTGGCTACTTTATTAAAAATAAAGCAGCACGTTAG
- the ampE gene encoding beta-lactamase regulator AmpE — MTLFTLLLVLICERLFKWGEHWQLEHRLLPLFRKQHHFSLIRTVGLVVLVMLVFTLILHSIEGILFGVVSLVVWILVGVLCIGAGQSRQHYRDYLHSANQQDVTGHQAMAEELSVIHPMSTHISDKLYLRELQNALLWLNYRFYLAPLFWFVVGANYGPVFLLGYAFLRAWQGWLARQNSQHREQSGVDVLLFWIDWIPVRIVGLAYAFLGHGEKALPAWWRFMADFRHKPYHVLSVLAQFSLERDPSKDKVEMPRVAVALAKRITLVIVLITALLTLVGVVL; from the coding sequence ATGACGTTATTTACGCTATTACTCGTTCTCATTTGCGAGCGGTTATTCAAATGGGGGGAGCACTGGCAGCTTGAACATCGACTCCTCCCACTGTTTCGTAAGCAACATCACTTTTCGTTAATCCGTACGGTAGGTTTAGTGGTGCTTGTGATGCTAGTTTTTACGTTAATTCTTCATTCAATCGAAGGTATTTTGTTCGGTGTCGTGTCACTCGTTGTTTGGATCCTCGTAGGGGTACTCTGTATTGGTGCTGGCCAGAGCCGCCAACATTATCGAGACTATTTACACTCTGCTAATCAACAGGATGTGACGGGTCATCAAGCTATGGCGGAAGAGTTGAGTGTGATACATCCAATGTCCACTCATATTAGCGATAAACTCTATTTACGCGAGTTACAAAACGCGTTGTTATGGCTCAATTATCGCTTTTATTTAGCGCCTCTATTCTGGTTTGTGGTCGGGGCTAATTATGGGCCAGTCTTTTTACTAGGCTATGCTTTTCTACGGGCGTGGCAGGGATGGTTGGCTAGGCAAAATTCTCAGCATCGTGAGCAGTCAGGCGTCGATGTCTTGTTATTCTGGATTGACTGGATACCGGTAAGGATTGTAGGGCTAGCTTATGCATTCTTAGGGCATGGCGAGAAAGCATTACCTGCATGGTGGCGCTTTATGGCCGATTTTAGACATAAGCCATATCATGTGTTGTCCGTGTTAGCGCAATTTTCTTTGGAACGAGATCCTTCTAAAGACAAAGTTGAAATGCCAAGGGTTGCTGTAGCGTTAGCAAAAAGGATTACTCTAGTGATTGTTCTGATCACTGCACTACTGACATTGGTAGGGGTTGTTTTGTAA
- the ampD gene encoding 1,6-anhydro-N-acetylmuramyl-L-alanine amidase AmpD → MMIKDHWLTVARRVPSPHYNERPEGVSPRLLVVHNISLPPGEFGGPYIDQLFTGTLSAQEHPYFANIAELRVAAHCLIRREGEIVQYVPFDKRAWHAGQSTYQGVDNCNDFSIGIELEGTDDLPYTEQQYQALTSITQSLIESYALAKEHITGHSDIAPGRKTDPGPAFDWDYYYSLITPH, encoded by the coding sequence TTGATGATAAAAGATCACTGGTTGACCGTTGCGCGTCGAGTCCCTTCACCTCACTACAACGAACGCCCTGAAGGGGTGTCTCCACGTTTACTGGTGGTCCATAACATTAGCTTACCCCCCGGTGAATTTGGAGGACCTTATATTGATCAGCTCTTTACCGGGACACTGAGTGCTCAAGAACACCCTTATTTTGCAAACATCGCTGAATTACGTGTTGCAGCGCATTGCCTCATTCGCCGTGAAGGTGAGATAGTGCAATACGTTCCGTTCGATAAACGAGCTTGGCATGCTGGTCAGTCGACTTACCAAGGTGTCGACAACTGTAATGATTTTTCTATTGGGATTGAGCTTGAAGGAACGGATGATTTACCTTACACCGAACAGCAATATCAAGCTTTAACTAGCATTACTCAGTCGCTAATTGAAAGCTATGCTTTAGCGAAAGAACATATTACTGGGCACAGTGATATCGCGCCAGGCCGTAAAACAGATCCTGGTCCCGCTTTCGATTGGGACTATTATTATTCACTTATCACGCCACACTGA
- the ppdD gene encoding prepilin peptidase-dependent pilin, whose product MEQGFTLIELMIVIAIIAILSSLGIPAYQGYLQKAALTDLLQVLQPYKTAVELCALEKGQLNNCHSGQEGIPLPHTTRYIAELTVNSGVVRAQGANTLTGLSAELIPTLQPELGLLTWQRRCIATNRTLKENCEHQLRYDDVENKP is encoded by the coding sequence ATGGAACAAGGATTTACCTTAATAGAATTGATGATCGTTATAGCGATCATTGCTATTTTAAGCTCTTTAGGTATTCCAGCCTACCAAGGTTATCTTCAAAAGGCAGCGTTAACCGATTTACTCCAAGTGTTGCAACCCTATAAAACCGCTGTGGAACTCTGCGCCCTTGAAAAGGGGCAGCTTAATAATTGCCATAGTGGCCAAGAAGGAATCCCTCTTCCTCATACAACGCGCTATATTGCCGAGTTAACAGTGAATAGTGGCGTTGTACGCGCGCAAGGAGCAAATACCTTAACGGGACTGAGCGCAGAACTCATTCCCACGCTTCAACCTGAACTCGGCTTATTGACTTGGCAACGCCGTTGTATAGCCACCAATCGAACCTTGAAAGAGAACTGTGAACATCAACTTCGCTATGATGATGTGGAGAATAAGCCATGA
- a CDS encoding ATPase, T2SS/T4P/T4SS family has protein sequence MSTGTPQLKVFCENHPALIIHEDKESLCLLVMSSPSSEDINQLAFACQKKITIKSVGRKEYNTYQQPTSTPYALHTEYKGADNPTTIDYCQTILHHAVQQKASDIHIEPHAYGARIRLRVDGVLCVYSELASMESNAICSRFKLLAGVDIAENRRPQDGQLSLTTQEVDYSFRLATLPTRFGEKVVLRLLETFRGDLQLENLGIPSAQLAVIKKALAAPQGLIIVTGPTGSGKTATLYSALNSLNREESNLCSVEDPIEVVIPGINQTQINLKAGLDFPTILRALLRQDPDILMIGEIRDNQTADIAIKAAQTGHLVLSTLHTNSTLDTLSRLTQMGVVEYLTASALKLVVAQRLVRRLCQQCRVSSPVPLPSHLVLPSHEHWLAVGCQLCISGYSGRHALFELLPIDLTIKEAIIQRASLHDIRALLRERKIESLFEAGIQAVMKGITTYQELLRVVGMDNEAA, from the coding sequence ATGAGTACAGGGACTCCACAGCTTAAAGTATTCTGCGAAAATCATCCGGCCTTAATTATTCATGAAGATAAAGAATCATTATGCTTGTTAGTCATGTCTTCGCCTTCCTCAGAGGATATCAATCAGCTCGCCTTTGCTTGCCAGAAAAAGATCACCATCAAATCCGTAGGTAGAAAAGAATACAATACTTACCAGCAACCTACTTCAACGCCCTACGCTTTACATACGGAATATAAAGGCGCTGATAATCCAACGACGATCGATTATTGCCAAACTATTTTACATCACGCGGTACAACAAAAAGCTTCTGATATTCATATAGAGCCTCATGCTTACGGCGCAAGAATTCGTCTTAGGGTCGACGGCGTGTTGTGTGTTTATAGTGAGCTAGCCTCTATGGAATCCAATGCGATCTGTAGTCGATTCAAATTACTTGCTGGAGTTGATATTGCTGAAAACCGCCGTCCGCAAGACGGTCAACTCAGCTTAACCACCCAAGAGGTAGACTACTCTTTTCGTCTCGCTACCCTTCCTACAAGATTTGGTGAGAAGGTCGTATTACGATTACTCGAAACATTTAGAGGGGACTTACAATTAGAAAATCTCGGTATCCCTTCTGCACAGTTAGCCGTAATCAAGAAGGCGTTAGCTGCCCCCCAAGGATTAATCATTGTTACAGGACCTACCGGCAGCGGTAAAACCGCCACGCTCTACAGCGCTCTAAACTCGTTGAATAGAGAGGAATCTAACCTCTGCAGTGTGGAAGATCCTATTGAAGTGGTTATCCCTGGAATTAATCAAACTCAAATTAACCTTAAGGCTGGTCTCGATTTCCCGACAATCTTACGAGCATTACTGCGTCAAGATCCCGATATCTTGATGATTGGTGAAATTAGAGATAACCAAACGGCAGACATTGCGATCAAAGCCGCTCAGACTGGTCATTTAGTCCTCAGCACATTACACACTAATTCCACTCTCGATACGCTGAGTCGATTAACCCAGATGGGCGTTGTGGAATATCTCACTGCCAGTGCTTTGAAACTAGTGGTGGCTCAACGTTTAGTGAGACGTTTATGTCAACAGTGTCGGGTTTCGTCCCCCGTGCCCTTACCCTCTCATTTAGTATTGCCCTCACACGAACATTGGTTAGCGGTGGGCTGCCAACTCTGCATCAGTGGTTACAGTGGACGTCACGCCCTATTTGAATTACTGCCTATTGATTTGACGATAAAAGAAGCCATTATTCAAAGAGCTTCTTTACACGATATTCGTGCACTTTTACGAGAAAGAAAAATAGAAAGTCTCTTTGAAGCCGGGATACAGGCAGTAATGAAGGGAATCACCACTTATCAAGAGCTACTTCGTGTAGTCGGAATGGATAATGAAGCAGCTTAA